The following DNA comes from Suncus etruscus isolate mSunEtr1 chromosome 12, mSunEtr1.pri.cur, whole genome shotgun sequence.
taaagaGCATCTTCGGGTAagatcctccccccccccaatcaacCAACTCCTAAAGCTCTCCCATCGATATAAACAGCATTGATATCTATTGATATCTATTTCTAACACCTTTGGGGGAAACCCCAGGCACAGATTAGCTTCAAACAAGTTTCTTTCCCTCAATATAGGGAAAAGCGATTGAACCATTTCCTGCCCATTGTCACCCCGCCGCGGCGGAGATTCCCCCCCAAGGCCATAAACCTCCGGCCGAGCTTCCCACACGCCCCGCGCCCCGACGTCGGGCCCGCGCAGGGTGCAGCCAGCGGCCCTCGGCCGGTCCCGCCTCGCGTGGCCCGCGCCGCCCGCGCCGCCCAGAGGCCCGGGGCGCCGGCGAGGAACGCCCGGGCAGACCGGCGAGGGGCGCTCGGGCTCAGTCCGACAGCGTGGCAGGGGCGCCGCGCGCGTGGCCCTCCCTCGGGGCAGCGCTCGGTCCCCGGCCCGCCCGCAAGGACCCTCCCCGGGCCCGGGCCCGCCCCGCCGCTTTGATGGAGGTGCCAACATCTGGGGGAGGGCGGAGGTGCGGCGGCGGCCGGGCCAGATTTGCATGAAACGGACGCCCGGAGCCCGGGGGCTCCACCCCGTCCCCCGGCCGTCGGGTCTGATATGCCCGCGCGCCGCCCTGCGCAGCCCGCCGGCGCTTCAAAGGGCGCGCGGGCCAATCCCGCGCCCCGCAGCCCTATTTAGGGCCGGGGACCGCGCGGCTCGCAGACCGACGGCGGCGGCGTCCGAGTGGGAAGCGCCCTCCCGGCCCACCGGCCCCGGCTCGCTCTCCTGCGGGGCCCCCTTCTCGGGGCGAAGGGGCGCGCGGCCGGGGCGCTCCGACGGCGGCGGGAGGATGAGCTCCCCGGGAGCCGAGGGCGCGGGCAAGACCCTGCAGTACCGCGTGGACCACCTGCTGAGCGCCGTGGAGAGCGAGCTGCGCGTCGGCAGCGAGAAGGGGGACCCCACGGAGCGCGAGCTGCGCGTGGGCCTGGAGGACGGCGAGCTGTGGCTGCGCTTCAAGGAGCTCACCAACGAGATGATCGTCACCAAGAACGGCAGGTGGGAAGGCGCGCGCCCCTGCGCCCCCGAACCTCTGCGCCTTTTGGCCCTGAGCCCCTGACCTGCACCCTCGGCCCCTGAGCCCCTTAGTCTCTGCGCCCCTTTGCCCCTGGAGCTCACCAACGAGATGGTCGTCACCAAGAACGGAAGGTGGGAAGGCGCGCGCCCCTGCGCCCCTGCGCCCCAGCGCCCCCGAACCTCTGCGCCTTTTGGCCCTGAGCCCCTGACCTGCACCCTCGGCCCCTGAGCCCCTGAACCTCTGCGCCTTTTGGCCCTGAGCCCCTGACCTGCACCCTTGGCCCCTGCGCCCTGAGCCCCTTTGCCCCCGAGCCCTGCGCCTTTTCGCCCCTTTGCCCCTGGGCCCCTGCGTCCCTCTGCCCCTGAGCCTCTGCGCCTCTTTGCCTGAACTTCTGCGCCCCTTGGCCCCTGCGCCCCTTTGCCCCCGAGCCCCTGCGCCTTTTTGCCCCTTAGCCCCTGCGACCCTGCGTCCCTTCGCCCCTGAGCCTCTGCGCCCCTTTGCCCTGAACCTCTGCGCCCCTTGGCCCCTGCGCCCCACGCGCTCTCGGCCTTGCCCCAGCACAAAGCGCAGAGCTGGGCGCCCTGGCCCGAGTCCTGCTGGGAGcccggcggggcggggcggggtggGCTCGGAAGGACCCCAGGCGTGGGGATGTTCCTAGGGGGCGAGAGCCGACGCGCTCCAAGGGTCTCTCCCCTTCAGGAGGATGTTCCCGGTGCTGAAGGTGACCGTGTCGGGGCTGGACCCCAACGCCATGTACTCCTTCCTGCTGGACTTCGTGGCCGCCGACAGCCACCGCTGGAAGTACGTGAACGGGGAGTGGGTGCCAGGGGGCAAGCCCGAGCCGCAGGCGCCCAGCTGCGTCTACATACACCCTGACTCCCCCAACTTCGGGGCGCACTGGATGAAGGCGCCCGTCTCCTTCAGCAAAGTCAAACTCACCAACAAGCTCAACGGAGGGGGCCAGGTAAGTGTGGGCTCTTTTGCGGGAAGGGGAATGACTCCTCTGACCCCTCCTGGAGAGAAAGTCACGGGAGTCTATTATGACCCCTGAGAGCGGTGCCTGAACGGGGACCCCAGATGGTTTCAAAGGCtcaggcttggggggatcatttGAGTTGGAACCTCGACTTTCCGGGGGAGGCCAGACATGTCTGCAGGTCCCCTTCATTGGCATTGAAGAGGGGCCCATCCTCTGTGGCTGTTGAGCCTCCTATAAATGCGaccttttctttaattactttacttaaattactaagttgttcatatacagttgggtttttgtttttcacgATTGCAGTTGTTGATGATCGAGACCCAGCCAGCCAATGTCCAACACCCCGCTccggtgcacatttcctgtcaccgagttcccagtttcccttctgcctgcctccctccgggcagacatttttcttctctttcagtctctccctccccctttagACTCTGTGTTCGCGATACCGAGAGGGATCGTGCAAATCGCTTTCCTtcccttcagcacccagttcttgtccagagtggtcatctccaactctcattgtcaaaGTGGTCTCTTCTCAGTCCTAACTGCATCCCCTGCTATTTCTTCTGGTGGGGGCAGGATTTAGGCCACTCTAGGCgaatctcagggatcacttatgtgCTGTGCTGGGTTTATACTAGGGGTCAGTCACTTTCCTCTAAACTGTCTCTCCAACCTGTACTTGGCAAGAGTCCTGACTGAGCATTGTAATAAGTGAAAATCTTTTTTGCCGCCCCCTTTTTTCACTGGGTTAAAGAACATAAGTTTTGGTTATGCAGCCCTTTTGACATTTGGAAGCATCTTGATTTATAAAGGAAAGGATAAGCCCAAGACAagtttgctttaatttttcttttcttttcttttctttttttttttttcttttttttttttttttttttttttgtggtttttgggtcacacccggcagtgctcaggggttactcctggctccatgctcagaaattgctcctggcaggcacgggggaccatatgggacgccgggattcgaaccgatgaccttctgcatgaaaggcaaacgtcttacctccatgctatctctccggccccatgctttaatttttatttatttatttattttttagaaaaattcgGGGGTGGGGGCAAGCCTGGCAGGATTCATGACTTACTGTGGCTCTCCAACTTTGGTCAgctgtaggcaaggcaagtgcctcacctattgttttctttctttctttctttctttctttctttctttctttctttctttctttctttctttctttctttctttctttctttcttttctttctctctctttctttctttcccttccatcctccctcttctcttccttccttccttccttccttcctgcctgcctgcctgcctgcctgcctgcctgccacacccagcactgctcagggggttactcctggctctgcactcagatagccactggcaggcttggggactttatgggatgctgagaaggAAATCAAATCACCCACCGTTCATTCTGGGAAggccctacatctgtgctatctctccccccccctccctatTGTTTTCTCTAATCCCAATAGTTTGTTTTAAGGTAGAATTATTTTCAGTCATGATATctaattttcctatttttatgttaatgtaaaaatgaatattttatgaagTCATATCTCAAGTACCTACATTTGTGGATTTGAATTTGAATGAAAACATTGATTCCACCCATTTATCAAGATTATTTGTTTTGCttgctgttttgcttttggattacaccaggcaatgctcaagacttacttctagggcccggagagatagcacagcggcgtttgccttgcaagcagccgatccaggaccaaaggtgattggtttgaatcccggtgtcccacatggtcccccgtgcctgccaggagctatttctgagcagacagccaggagtaacgcctgagcacctccaggtgtgacccaaaaaccaaaaaaaataaaaaataaaaaccaaaaaaaaaaaaaacaaagacttacTTCTAGCTGTGCTCTCAGAACATACTTAagtgtggccggagagatagcatggaggtaaggcatttgccttgcatgcagaaggtggtccgaatcccggcatcccatggtctcccgagcctgccaggagcgatttctgagcatagagctaggagtaatccctgagcgctgccaggtgtgacccaaaaatcaaaacaaaacaaaataaaaggaaagaaaatactcGAGTGGTACTCATGGAACCGTCtggaatgctagagatcaagTGTTTCCTTAACTGCCTTTTAAAAGGGGCTCAGTTCAAAAATCTTGCTTGTCAGAATTTCTAAAGAAGAACTATGTCATCATTTGTGTCAAAATCACTTATATTCCAGAATGCAAAAGAACACTGGGACATCGTCCCTGGTGAAGATCCCCACGGGGCCCCTATTTTGTCTCCTTCACCCCTCACCCACCCCGGTCACGGTCTAGGGGTGGTGGGCAACCTGGGGGAAAGGCCCGTCGGTTCCTCCCTCCCTGAGCCCCAGTCACCACCCTCTGGGACCGGACCACAGGGTGACCCCAAACTTGTCGCAGTCAGGGCAGGTGCGAGCGGGGGAGCCAGGGGGTGGGGTGCCAGGCGGCGGTGCCCCCTCCACGCCCACTGGCCCCATACAAAGCTGATGGGGCACGCCCTGAGGCGGTGCTCCGGGCTGACCCTGGGCTTTGTATacccaggtatcactcctggcggtgtcaGGGGGCCCTAGGGGGGGGGCGGAGGTGGAGCCCGGGTGGGCCACAGCACCAGCAGCACCGACCGGCTGGACGATCGCCCCGGCCCCGCAGGCCCGATCTCGAAGGAGCCCAGAAGCCTCAGGAACCGACCGGCCGGCGGCGCGGGCGTCGAGTGGCCTCTGGCTCGGGCAAAGGAGGGTTCGCGAATGTGGAGAACAACTTTGGGGCGTTTGCCCTCTTGTCCTTCCCGGGCGTCTGTTTTCTTCAGCGGTGGGTGTCTGTCGGAAGCACCTCGCCGGGCGCTGGTTCTGCCCGAGTCGCGGTCGAGCCGGGCGCTGCAGCCGCCGCTCCGGGCAGAGCTCGCcggggacggggacggggacggggacggCGGGTGGCGAGCCCCGGGTGGGCCCGGGCCTGGTCGGGGCCCGCCGCCGCATCCTGGAAGGGAGCCCGGGGCCTCGGGGCACGCGTCGGCGCGCGCGGTCCGGGGGAGCCCGAGGGAGCCCAGGAGGGGCTCCGGGGAGGGGACAGTGGCGGGGCGGGGGGTGCCGGGGTCCCGCGGGAAACAGCCCGCGTCCTTGCGGGACGGGGAAGCAGGCTCAAGGGGCACAcgggccgccagccaccctgtcTTCGCCCCTCAGCCCCCGGGAAGGCCTGCAGCGGGCGCGGGGGTGCGCGCAAGGGGCTGCCCACCCCGTGGAGGGCGCCGGCCCGCGCAGGCTGCGGTGGGGCGGCCCCGGCGAGGTGGCAGGGCGCAGCTCCGGCTCCCACTCGCGGGATGCTCTCGGGGTGCCGGCCGTCGCTCAGGAGCCGTCCTCGAAGCCGACGGGCTCGCAG
Coding sequences within:
- the LOC126024583 gene encoding eomesodermin homolog, producing the protein MAGRPKLHYFKGRGRMETIRWLLAAAGAEFEEELFETREEFEKLIQGGTLMYEQVPMVEIDGMNLVETRAILRYVAAKYDLYGRNLKEQAWIDMYVEGLRDLSDMIMFLPLSLPEEKEMNLDYILDRASQRFFPVYEKALRDHGQDFLVGDRLSWADVQLLEVIFMLEECKTGILSDFPLLQDFKARISCIPTINKFLQAGSQRKPPLDEASIETVKNIFKFERASHTPRAPTSGPRRVQPAALGRSRLAWPAPPAPPRGPGRRRGTPGQTGEGRSGSVRQRGRGAARVALPRGSARSPARPQGPSPGPGPPRRFDGGANIWGRAEVRRRPGQICMKRTPGARGLHPVPRPSGLICPRAALRSPPALQRARGPIPRPAALFRAGDRAARRPTAAASEWEAPSRPTGPGSLSCGAPFSGRRGARPGRSDGGGRMSSPGAEGAGKTLQYRVDHLLSAVESELRVGSEKGDPTERELRVGLEDGELWLRFKELTNEMIVTKNGRRMFPVLKVTVSGLDPNAMYSFLLDFVAADSHRWKYVNGEWVPGGKPEPQAPSCVYIHPDSPNFGAHWMKAPVSFSKVKLTNKLNGGGQSGQVRAGEPGGGVPGGGAPSTPTGPIQS